A stretch of the Pseudomonadota bacterium genome encodes the following:
- a CDS encoding DUF5694 domain-containing protein — translation MIGKGFLLRCTTLTTLLALASPALAADEPPAQVLLIGLFHFHNPGQDVVKTDVLDVMTDENQAYLQALSQRIAALKPTSVLLEYDPAMQQEMQAEYEGYRAGSFELTHNEIYQLGFRVAALANLKEVHPFDEREVGWEAEELFKRIESDPETKARLDALIAEITEETNRKQATLPLAELLHDHNSPAEDQRNRSFYLLTNHLGAGEDFVGADAAASWWHRNFRMYANVQRHATPGSRVVVIGGQGHIAILRGLLADDPDRQPIDVMPLL, via the coding sequence ATGATCGGAAAGGGTTTTCTTCTGCGCTGCACGACACTGACCACCCTGCTGGCGCTCGCATCGCCCGCTCTGGCCGCTGATGAGCCGCCCGCACAGGTGCTGCTCATCGGCCTGTTCCATTTCCATAATCCTGGCCAGGACGTGGTCAAGACCGATGTCCTAGACGTGATGACGGACGAAAATCAGGCTTATCTTCAGGCGCTGAGCCAGCGGATCGCGGCGCTCAAGCCGACGAGCGTGCTGCTTGAGTACGATCCGGCCATGCAGCAGGAGATGCAGGCTGAGTACGAGGGCTATCGCGCCGGAAGTTTTGAGCTCACACACAACGAAATCTATCAGCTGGGATTTCGCGTCGCGGCGCTGGCGAACCTCAAAGAGGTGCACCCCTTCGATGAGCGCGAGGTGGGCTGGGAAGCTGAAGAACTCTTTAAGCGCATTGAATCTGATCCGGAGACCAAGGCCAGGCTCGACGCACTCATTGCGGAAATCACCGAGGAAACCAACCGAAAGCAGGCGACCTTGCCATTGGCGGAACTGCTGCACGACCACAATAGCCCCGCGGAGGATCAGCGGAATCGATCGTTCTATCTCCTGACTAACCACCTAGGTGCGGGAGAGGATTTTGTCGGCGCGGATGCGGCAGCCAGCTGGTGGCATCGAAACTTCCGGATGTACGCCAACGTGCAGCGGCACGCGACGCCGGGGTCAAGGGTGGTGGTTATCGGCGGTCAGGGGCATATTGCGATCTTGCGCGGTCTTCTGGCAGACGACCCTGATCGACAGCCGATCGACGTGATGCCGCTGTTATAA
- a CDS encoding alpha/beta hydrolase, whose amino-acid sequence MKRGYADGPFGQVHFMDTQGDGPPLILCHQAPMTLRQFDTVYPLLRDQGLRAVGIDTPGFGLSDAPDFVPSVSDYAQAVPPVLDQLSIDQAVLLGHHTGALIVTEVALQFPDRVQRLILNGPVPLKHDERQAFINMVEDNEKGFEHHVDGSHLSSLYANRYQWAGEGTDPALVTRYVVEQLQGFGPFWYGHNAAFAYDHARTLSQITHPTLILTNTGDQIYEHAKWSHELRPDFDFVAIEGGAIDIVDQRPHEWVEAVAAYVRSAAPV is encoded by the coding sequence ATGAAACGAGGCTACGCGGACGGACCATTTGGCCAGGTTCACTTTATGGATACCCAGGGTGATGGTCCGCCCCTGATCTTGTGCCATCAGGCACCGATGACGCTGCGGCAGTTCGACACGGTCTATCCGCTGCTCCGGGATCAGGGGCTAAGAGCGGTGGGCATCGACACACCGGGTTTCGGTCTGTCCGACGCGCCGGACTTTGTGCCCTCGGTTTCTGACTATGCTCAGGCCGTGCCGCCGGTGCTCGATCAGCTGAGCATCGATCAGGCCGTCCTGCTCGGTCACCACACGGGGGCGCTGATCGTGACCGAGGTGGCGCTGCAGTTTCCTGATCGGGTGCAGCGCCTGATTCTCAACGGCCCGGTTCCGCTGAAGCATGATGAGCGGCAGGCGTTCATCAACATGGTGGAAGACAACGAAAAGGGCTTTGAGCACCACGTGGACGGCAGCCATCTGTCGAGCCTTTACGCCAACCGCTACCAGTGGGCCGGAGAGGGCACCGATCCCGCCCTGGTGACCCGATACGTCGTTGAACAACTGCAGGGCTTCGGCCCGTTTTGGTACGGGCACAACGCCGCTTTTGCCTACGACCACGCGAGAACGCTCAGCCAAATCACGCACCCTACGCTGATCCTGACCAACACCGGCGATCAGATCTACGAGCACGCCAAATGGTCCCACGAGCTGCGCCCGGACTTCGATTTTGTCGCTATCGAGGGCGGCGCTATCGACATCGTGGATCAGCGCCCTCACGAGTGGGTTGAGGCGGTCGCGGCCTACGTTCGAAGCGCAGCGCCTGTGTGA
- a CDS encoding Calx-beta domain-containing protein, translating into MECLNTYAKRRSLRALRWACGLLLVGSFQLALAGVEPAVSITSVDLTADEAGPDTATFTITRSVVAPQQLIVNLDITGSAARLTDYQIDRILSGAPLAVGIPANQASVTVTITPIADNQVEGTEDVVAALQPGTGYQVDSVDDEVTLTIADDVPEVNLTLIDAAMDEQGQVPGRFRVTRSPNGNTLASLTVDIDIAGTATRNVDYSITGVIGGNPLAVNIPSNQLEVIVVLTPRLDSMVEGTETIQVTLVPDPTSYTVGADTQAELTLADSVPEVNLSLVEGAMDEAGPVTGRFRVTRTNAGNPTAALTVNIDITGTAQRNVDYNLGSIFAGSPLAVQIPANVNEAEFVLTPRPDNIVEGVEDVQITLQPDPSLYTVGTQTQADLTLADSVTEVNLSVVDSSMDEAGLVAGTYRVTRTNAGNINQAITVNVDVTGTAAINTDYRPISLFAGAPFAVNLGIGETEAIFTFEPRADNVLEETETIVVTLQPNASTYTVGSQTQADFTLADDPVVVTLTQEDDTLAEQDLETGSFLVTRSNNGDLTRSLLVNLEVGGTATQNVDYRIEDVFGSSPATTTIPANELEARIVLTPIADQPDNEPDESIELRLLESTSYSVGTTAPLTFTLFDLIDFLFADGFELAPVPQSCSLSELSKLVPERFVDQGSSLLDLDTGLSWSRCGLTGRQDPLGSGCLPDNLAAWPALTDGFWLQRFNEGWVGDNEGFSDWRQASERELKSLPMACGNALVR; encoded by the coding sequence ATGGAATGTCTCAACACTTACGCAAAAAGACGATCGTTGCGGGCGCTGCGTTGGGCTTGTGGCCTGCTGCTGGTAGGTAGCTTTCAGCTTGCGCTGGCCGGCGTTGAGCCGGCGGTCAGCATCACCTCGGTTGATTTGACCGCGGACGAAGCCGGCCCTGATACCGCGACTTTCACGATAACGCGGTCGGTGGTAGCGCCACAGCAACTGATCGTCAATCTTGACATCACCGGCTCAGCAGCCAGGCTGACCGATTACCAGATCGACCGCATTCTTAGCGGCGCGCCCCTGGCGGTGGGTATTCCGGCCAACCAGGCCAGTGTAACGGTTACCATTACACCGATTGCCGACAACCAGGTTGAGGGGACGGAGGACGTAGTGGCAGCACTTCAGCCCGGAACCGGCTACCAGGTCGATAGTGTTGATGATGAGGTCACGCTGACCATTGCCGACGACGTGCCCGAAGTGAACCTTACCCTGATCGACGCGGCCATGGACGAGCAGGGCCAGGTGCCGGGCCGCTTTCGGGTTACGCGATCCCCCAACGGCAACACGCTCGCCTCGCTGACGGTCGATATCGATATCGCCGGCACGGCGACACGCAACGTGGACTACTCCATCACGGGGGTAATCGGCGGTAATCCGCTGGCGGTCAACATTCCGTCCAACCAGTTGGAGGTCATCGTAGTGCTGACGCCCCGGCTGGACTCGATGGTGGAAGGCACTGAAACGATTCAGGTGACACTGGTGCCCGACCCAACGAGCTATACAGTGGGTGCCGACACGCAGGCGGAGCTGACGCTGGCCGACTCAGTGCCCGAAGTGAATCTGAGCCTGGTAGAGGGCGCGATGGACGAAGCGGGACCGGTGACCGGGCGATTTCGCGTAACCCGGACCAACGCCGGCAATCCGACCGCGGCGCTGACGGTCAACATCGACATCACTGGCACTGCCCAGCGCAACGTCGACTACAATCTCGGGAGCATCTTTGCCGGCAGTCCGCTGGCCGTCCAGATCCCTGCCAACGTCAACGAGGCGGAGTTTGTTCTCACGCCGCGCCCGGACAATATCGTTGAAGGCGTGGAGGACGTCCAGATTACGCTCCAACCTGATCCGTCGCTCTACACTGTGGGCACTCAGACCCAGGCGGACCTTACGCTGGCCGACAGCGTGACCGAGGTCAACCTGAGCGTCGTCGACAGCTCGATGGATGAGGCCGGACTGGTCGCCGGTACGTATCGGGTGACCCGCACCAACGCCGGCAATATCAACCAGGCGATAACGGTCAACGTGGACGTCACCGGAACCGCCGCGATCAACACCGACTACCGCCCCATCAGTCTGTTTGCCGGCGCACCCTTTGCGGTGAATCTGGGTATCGGAGAAACCGAAGCGATCTTTACCTTCGAGCCTCGTGCCGACAACGTGCTTGAGGAAACCGAGACGATTGTTGTGACCCTGCAGCCGAACGCATCGACCTACACGGTCGGCTCCCAAACCCAGGCCGACTTTACGCTCGCGGACGATCCGGTGGTGGTGACCTTGACCCAGGAAGACGACACCCTGGCTGAACAGGACCTGGAGACCGGCAGCTTTCTGGTAACCCGGAGCAACAACGGCGACCTGACACGCTCTCTTCTGGTCAACCTGGAGGTCGGCGGAACCGCCACTCAAAACGTCGACTACCGCATTGAAGACGTCTTCGGCTCCTCACCCGCAACAACCACCATACCGGCCAACGAGCTGGAGGCGCGAATTGTTCTCACGCCCATCGCCGACCAGCCAGACAACGAGCCGGATGAAAGCATCGAGCTGCGGCTGCTGGAGAGCACCAGCTATAGCGTGGGGACCACCGCTCCGCTGACCTTTACGCTGTTCGATCTGATCGACTTTCTGTTTGCCGACGGGTTTGAGCTGGCGCCTGTGCCCCAGTCTTGCAGTCTCAGCGAACTCTCGAAGTTAGTGCCGGAGCGTTTTGTCGACCAGGGCAGCAGCTTGCTGGACCTGGATACCGGGCTGAGCTGGTCGCGCTGCGGCCTGACCGGCCGCCAGGACCCGCTTGGCTCGGGCTGCCTGCCGGACAACCTAGCCGCCTGGCCGGCGCTGACCGACGGATTCTGGCTCCAGCGATTCAACGAAGGCTGGGTCGGCGACAACGAAGGCTTCAGCGACTGGCGCCAGGCGAGCGAGCGCGAGCTCAAGTCTTTGCCTATGGCGTGCGGCAACGCCCTGGTCCGCTGA